The genomic window AAGTAaatttcaactatatatgtaaCAAACAACATTGTCTTTTAGCATAGCACTGTCAAATTAGCAATTGTATTCTCATTcccataaaaagtaaaataaaaagaatactgATCTCCAAGCAAAACTACAAACGGAAAATCCAATGTTAAACAAAATAAGTATTAACTAATTAACATATATTCTTCTGTTTGTTTAAAACTTTCACATCAGAATACaattaattataaatttgatacatATATTAACAACGTGATAATTTTACTGGTCTGGAATTAGCATGATAGCAAATATAATGCAAGGGGCACTTATAACCTTGTCGACATAACACAATAGGTCCGTTTACAGGTTATGGAACTCCATCAGATTTTCTCGCTTGATTTGTATACAAATGTTTCAAAATTAATTTACGAgttaaatgcactttttttttttagttaagtCAATGTTTTCATGTCTTTTACTTACATTAACAACAGAGTGTTCATGCTGAAAGGTCTCGTTTTACcaaccattgattttatgttaatagttttaaatataaagatttactACAcctaaacttaacatgatccaagaaaatcaGGTAAAGgtaggtcagataaaccaaaccgaaaatacatgtacaccttacaaaccgtacatacaccaaatatgctttaaatatatagATAATCTACTGCTCTcgtaagaaaaataaaataagcaggaaaacttcaaattttaaaatgaacaatgaaaatatttaaagaaccttgccagacatacatgtacaccttacattcagtacatttttaaataaagttgacctattgcatatagtatctaagaaacaaaacaaactaaaCCAGGAAAACTTAAGATTGACCAATTAATATGAACGATATAAATGAGATTACGGTCGGTGATTATTGCAAGATAGACATTTAAACCTTCCAAATATTccatacaaaaaatacaatataatattcTTATGACCTTAAAACTTGTCGACACCACACAATTGAGTCATTGCAAATGAGCTTAAACCTTACAAAATAAATGTCTCTTTTAGTTGTATTATCTTAATCATGCCTGTTATTGTCTGTCTTTATACGTTAATATAAGGTACACCCATATGTGTGTATAACTTCtgtctctctatatatatatattgtagtcTGGTACCTATATTAAATCatctttttatgtatatttttatacaCTAGAATGCGTCTTTGGTGTATAATCAGAGGGCATATTTAGATAATTGAGaagatttcaaaaattttgcATGAATTAATTATGCAAGATTATGATGCATTGTCTGTGCTTTGCTCCGTCAACaaacagaaaatatttaagtATCGAAATAGTTCTTCTTTCAATAACTTCTTAAAGCTgaaatctggtttttttttcttcataaagtGGTGTTATCTGACCTACTCCTTTTATTTCAGCGATAACTTTGGATGGTACTACATATATCAACCTTCATGAACCTATTAACTTAGTATGCAATGTAACAGGTATTACTGAAGGACAGATAGACTGGTTCTTTAATGGTCACATGATACGTGAACGAGATCCAAGGTGGAAGTCACGAGTACACATAAACGAGTATGTTACTGACGTACCTGTCAGAATGATTGCTAGTGAATTGACATTAGACTATAGTATATTAGAAGATCAAGGCCACTATGTTTGCCGCGGTTTCGCAGTGAACCAGTTTTACGCCACAAGTTTGCCTATATCGATTATACCAAGTGAGTAATGTAATGACatttaacggtatcaattttcttgcaccagatgcgcatttcgacaatacatgtctcttcagtgatgctcgtggccaaaatattttaaatccaaagcttatataaaagatgaagagctataatccaaaaggtctaaaaagtatagccaaatccgtgaaaggaatcagagctttgcatgagggagatacattccttaatttataatagtttctatcattttgtgacagcaaattttaataacacaaaaaatattaGTTACGTGCCAATTCTACAGTTCAGTTTTGAACTTAAAGTAATCAGTAGTTGAATGAACATATCATAAGAATGAACATAGTACAATTACAATGTTctgtaattataatatacataaaCATAATTGAAATACAAGTTTAGGTTTTGATGAATAGGCTGTCTGTGATCAAGAGCAATGCATCAATTGGTTTAACACCATATGTaaagtataaaaacaattttacagGTTGGATACAAGTCACATCACCTTTTAGAATTTTATAATAGtttgtcaaaatgaagttttaatcatgctttttaaaaaatataaaaagaaatatgggTTTAGCTATTATGAAATTCTTAAGATAAGAACTAGAATAAATATGGGGTCACCATAACAAATTTACCTTCATATGCTACTTAAAAGATATCAGGGTCAAAGTTTTTGTTGACATTTCTATTCTTTTAATAGACACACCAAACATTTGTTTTACAACAGATAAACACCAGCGGATTTTTGTAAAAACTTTACGAAAATCATTCTGACATTAAATTTGCTCTTAATATGTACAATAATTCTTgggaaaaataaatttcaaacaagAGTGTCAagatttttgggaaaaaaaaccGTAAATTATTTTACAGtatgtttatcaaatttaaaagaaattcatGTTGGctttttcattgaaattgaaaaataaatgtcatGCGTAATCAAATCTAATGCCATTGTCAACCAGTGGAATCCCTGCACTCGTTTTCAAGTTGAACCAGTTAAAAGCATAACAAAACAGTCGAAacatgcatcttttcccgatatgagACAGTTTGGCgtcgcaaaaataacattttacgttagcaacgttatcacctcccctgtaactgtatcgtttGCCATTTAATGTAAAGAAATTGAAGAAGTATGGAAGGAAAATAGCGAAGCAATCAATGGCAAGTTACCTATTGCGTCAAATCTCTTGTaactctaaataaaattgaggatgaaaatgggaaatgtgtcaaagagacaataaccctaccatagagcagacaacagcagaaggtcaccaacaggtcttcaatgcaacgagaaattttcgcacccggaggcgtccttcagctggcccctaaacaaatatatactggttcagtgataatgaacaccatacttaactccatattgtacacaagaaactaaaaattaaaataacaagactaacaaaggtcagaggctcctgactcgggacaggctaaaaaatgcggcggggttaaacatgtttgtgaggtctcaaccctcccctatacctctagccaatgcagaaaagtaaacgcataacaatacgcacattaaaattcagttcaagagaagtccgagtctgatgtcagaagatgtaaccaaagaaaataaacaaaatgacaataatacataaataacatcagactactagcagttaactgacatgccagctccggacttcaattaaactgattgaaaaattatgtcttcatcatatgagtaTTAGGCACATTCCTCCCCGTGTTTATCTATGTTAACttacaatttaaaatgtttacaaaaggcAAACAATATACTACTCTTGAAAATCATAAATGTGTGTTACAAAATGAACCCGGGGAAAACACACCAACTATAAACATTGTACTAGACCTTAAACTGTTTATTTAGATTACCTTGTCAGACCAAACAACTTTCCTTTATTTCATGAATTTATGAACACATTATCAGATTTATATTTCTACaatatatgattatatattcACAAAAAGACATGCAGAATTTAAAATTGCCAACCATGTCCTTGATGTGTTCAATAGTTGCTGCCATAACCTCTTAAACTTGTATGCACATGTTGGTTTTAGTTTGCATACTTGATAATGACAGAGAATACAATACTGCCGTAACTTCAATATAAAACATAGTATTAGATATCAATGCATTAATGGATGAAAGGGGCCGTCAGATATCAAAGATACATTTtaaatcataaatcgaaaaaaaaacccattgacCACACCATAACTGGAAAAGATCATAGGACAACCAACAGTTTACAAAATCcaacattaaaaactaaaaactaaacaacacgaaccccaccgttTCCCTTGGATCATCCCATATAAAAACATGAATGGATGATATCATATCAAAACATGAATGGATGATCCCATATCAAAACATGAATGAATGATATCATATCAAACATATAAACGGATGATCTCATATCAAAACATGAATGAGTGATCTCATATCAAACATATAAATGGATGATCTCATATCAAAACATGAATGAATGATCTCATATCAAAACATGAATGGATGATCTCATATCAAACATATGGATGAATGATCTCGTATCAAACATATGAATTAATGATCTCATATCAAAACATGAATGAATGATATCATATCAAACATATAAATGGATGATCTCATATCAAAACATGAATGAATGATCTCATATCAAAACATGAATGAATGATCTCATATCAAACATATGAATGAATGATCTCATATCAAGCATATGAATGAATGATCTCATATCAAAACATGAATGAATGATCTCATATCAAACATATGAATGAATGATCTCATATCAAAACATGAATGAATGATCTCATATCAAACATATGAATGGATGAtctcatatcaaaacattaatttcttttttccCCATGCAATCCAGCAACTCATTAGGCGAAGCATTTTTgtaagacaggaatatgacagttattatttattccgttttgatgtgttttgtcatttgaattttgccatgattagggactttccgatttgatgtttagttcagtgtttttgtgattttacttttttgtttatgCTTTAGGACTTCTTTAGAACTAAATATAAGAGAAGttgagtaataaaaaaaaacttctaatgTTCAATTATTGTGACTAAAACCTGAAACCTCAACCATTATATAGGGGAATAGAGATATTACCAATTTTCTAGGTTTTAAAGATAGGTATTTAAACTAGGTTTTATCTTCTGGTAGTTTTCGGGCCCTTAGAGCTTTCTGTTTGATGTGATCCATTAGTCCGTGTTGAATGCCGTAGtttgatctataattgttaactttaaaTACATAGTGACTTGGAAGGAGggttgtttcattggcattcCTACAACATATATTTAATAGGTTATTTATGTCATCCAATTATCAATTTACTATGATTAGCtcgtacagtttttttttatgtctttaaGGTCATGTTGCAGATGAAAAAGAAGGGGCTGTTGAATCTGTCCCTACAAGCAGCCCAGATCAATCATCAACGGAAGATGTACAGATCAATGATGTACATTTAAAGACTGAAAAGTATATATCTACACGTATTAATTTAGAATAAATGGCAATATATAGTAACCTACCGGGTATTGTCAATGTAGCATTCGGTCCCAGtaattaaaaatcttaaattgtgTATGGATGGATATAACCAAcgtaataaaatttaaaaataaaaaagcaatgCAAGAGGTTGTTTAATTTGCTATTTgccttttgtgcttctttgttaatcTTTATTATTGCGATTGAGTTACTTGTCATTCTGTTATTATTGTTTGTAATATTCTCgtattattgtctttcattttggtactattgtaaaacttgtttgttgattgtctttaatttttgctatgTGCTTTGCATTTttatgcctttttatttttctttgttacatatatgacgtggctcagtacttatacatcccgtcattgtgttattgtaaatttgtgtatgcttgtctttcatttttttcttatgtgCTTGGTCTGTATTCAATTTGTGcttctttattaaatatttgtttttttttgtttttgtagtgattgagattgtaacacattgttgactgctgactttttgactttttgacattttacctattatgtctgttttgttcacgcctcgttgtcaatataattgaatttgatgcaactttcataaaagtgagaggtttatatAGCTTTAACACCAGCTGGTGCAATCCTctattttctacatcagaaaatgcctttaccaagcaAGGAAtttgaaagttgttatccattcgtttgatgtgtttgagattttgatgcTACCATTTTATTAGCTTTTTCCGTTATAAATTgttttcggagttcagtattattttcTACCGGTCGAAAATTCCTTGTACATTCCTGTACCAGAacaaaatttgtacttgatctgtaACCTGCCATGTATTAAATATCTAATCTATATCCTAAAGCATGCTGAAAAGAGTACTGAAAACAGATTATTTGTGTTAATTTTCCTAGTCAAAGGACCTTAACGCtacgagaaaaaaaatcatcatactGAAACCAAATTGCagttgatctgtaacttgtcatggttgcactatatataatttaatttgtatTGGTTCTTCTTCAAtaaatttttttggtaaaaacaaaccTGACAAACAATTTGAAATGAATGACATAAATATTCAGATGTTAAGGTCTTTTTCTAAATGCAAAGAATAAAACTCTACATCAACATATTTTTAACCTCACACACAAATTTATATATTGTGAGTTActgtttataataatatacaGTCAACatattttgactgctcaaatagaatgATTTCAATATACATTTCTATACCTTCAGATGCAAGACTGCTACGACGAAAATTAAACCAGAAGACATGACTAGAATGCAATACGAGGTTCTGTTTAAACAAAAGAACAAGCTTATTCAACAAACTAAGTACTACAAACTAATGAATCAGAAGTTGAAATTACGTCTGGGCATTAAAGACTGAATgaactattttattattttgattaaatatacCAGCGTTCGGTTTTAAGAGAAGATTTGTTGTCATCTGTTCACAAATTTCACACTGGTTTGACGCATAGTATTGTTTTATCCATGTTGTCAATGTTGTAGCCATCACGACCTAAAGATCAATTGAAAAgatgtagatgtggtatgagtgcctatttGACAGCTCTGCATCCAAGACACAATGTAGTTGAATACACTATTAAGGGTTGCAGTTTGGCCTTGTCTTACACAGAACATGCAGAACATGAAGATATTAAACttgtttattgataaaaaaaaggatccctttaactttaatttatacatgttttgtttaaaattggtgtttttcTTGACGTTTAAgtacttttacatgtttaaaaagcCTGAATATGTCCCAAATTTATCATTGCTTAATAACTTTTGGCTGATTTTCATGAATTTGAATGCTATGTTTGTACTGTGTAGCAAAAAACCTGCATATATCTTTAACTTTTGTCTATAAAGGTTCTTGTAATGTAGTTTCTTACACCAGTTCCATCTTCTTGGCCATTGTGTTATCCATGATTTATCTCCTCGTCCTTTCCACCATCCAAAAGCTTGTTTTTCAGTGTGAACCATCGTTCTTGACTCCTGTCAGATGGTCTGCAGTATGACGTGATTAAATATAGTTTACAGGCGTAACCACTGTCACCAAGAAAAAAACCATTTGTAAAACGTTGCTTGTGTTACTGTTCCTTAAGATATAACTACACATGACTTAGCTACAGGGACATTACAATTGCAAATAACATAGACAAATTATGTaatattatacccccgctttgacaaagggggtatactgttttacctctgtctgtctatCCATTCATCCGTCAGTCCGTCTACAATAgcagagggcattatgttttctggtcagttcattcgttcgtccgttcgtcctgAACAAGATTTATGTTTTGATCAAGGcagttt from Mytilus galloprovincialis chromosome 5, xbMytGall1.hap1.1, whole genome shotgun sequence includes these protein-coding regions:
- the LOC143075025 gene encoding uncharacterized protein LOC143075025 isoform X2, translated to MWINLVCLLSIAALCPGTPLDDKIAITLDGTTYINLHEPINLVCNVTGITEGQIDWFFNGHMIRERDPRWKSRVHINEYVTDVPVRMIASELTLDYSILEDQGHYVCRGFAVNQFYATSLPISIIPSHVADEKEGAVESVPTSSPDQSSTEDVQINDVHLKTEKCKTATTKIKPEDMTRMQYEVLFKQKNKLIQQTKYYKLMNQKLKLRLGIKD
- the LOC143075025 gene encoding uncharacterized protein LOC143075025 isoform X1, translating into MEIRSTACYSQLSARKHHHSKFDTRIFATNGIMWINLVCLLSIAALCPGTPLDDKIAITLDGTTYINLHEPINLVCNVTGITEGQIDWFFNGHMIRERDPRWKSRVHINEYVTDVPVRMIASELTLDYSILEDQGHYVCRGFAVNQFYATSLPISIIPSHVADEKEGAVESVPTSSPDQSSTEDVQINDVHLKTEKCKTATTKIKPEDMTRMQYEVLFKQKNKLIQQTKYYKLMNQKLKLRLGIKD